From Mucilaginibacter rubeus, a single genomic window includes:
- a CDS encoding AsmA family protein: protein MKKILVKTLKISAITVVSLLLLMFLLPYLFPETVTQKIKQWAAGSVNSKLSFSNTRLSFFKKFPSLTLTLNDFVLNGSVPFQNDTLVSAKEISLAIDLSSVFKSKINVNKIYLDHALINIQVDSAGKANYNVYKSSPPKQDNKADTASASLGIEQILIDKSHLVYDDRSLPMQINARELNYKGSGDLSKDIFDLYSHVDAASVDFYYGNKAYVLKKKVNADLVTSINTKSLAFAFQKNDLLINKLPVKFKGRFEFLKDGYDMDFKIRSDQNDLGDVFTAIPDEYAKYVDNMDISGNGIIQLDLSGKYIASKNIMPNLSISMKVRDGAIVNKSTPAPVKNLYLNMDASLPGLNPDSLNVNIDSVYFNIGKDYFGSVLKLKGIKSPYIYAKVNTEIDLEQWYKVFGIKPFQVKGRYGLHLLAEGKYTTGIRKTGLRQKVDTVITSIPQFKLKSTFRNGYFKYSKLPQSINNISFDLDAACPDHNIANATMDVRNLNINALNNYIKGYLKLSNKAGALIDAGLNAKFHLDDIKQFYPIDSIDFRGDFDANLQSKGRYIPARRIFPVTNAEINLKNGYIQTKYYPHPMQNVQVSVNIFNNTGSLKGLKVNIKPVSFNFEGQPFLLRANLRNFDDLDYNVASRGSLDLGKIYKVFAVKGYDVNGFVSTNFKLKGKQSDATTGHYDKLDNSGSMKVKNIKLTTELFPKPFFITNGVFSFNQDKMKFDQFKANYGKSIVVLDGALSNVIGYAMQPNSPLKGEFNLKSDLIIADDFMAFAGVPASAKPTKSSGVILVPSNLDLNFAADVKKVKYNGLDISDVKGAMNIANGQIVLKQTGFSLIGAPVVMDATYGSINPQKAFFDYHINAKEFDIQRAYREIKLFHDMATSAEHVQGVVSLDYKLTGKLNSDMKPVYPSLKGGGVLSVKQVKVYGLKLLSAVGKETGHDSVGHGDVKKVDIKSTISNNIMTIERTKMRIAGFRPRFEGQVGLDGKLNLKFRLGLPPFGIFGIPMTITGTQDKPIIHLGKGKKEDELKETQDEE from the coding sequence TTGAAAAAAATATTGGTTAAAACGCTTAAGATAAGCGCTATTACCGTTGTTAGTTTATTGCTGTTGATGTTCCTGTTGCCTTACCTTTTTCCCGAAACTGTAACGCAAAAAATAAAACAATGGGCAGCCGGCAGCGTAAACAGCAAACTTTCGTTTTCAAATACACGCTTATCTTTCTTTAAAAAGTTCCCGTCGCTAACGTTAACGCTTAATGATTTTGTGCTGAATGGCAGCGTGCCTTTTCAGAATGATACGCTGGTTTCGGCCAAGGAAATTTCGCTGGCTATTGATCTTTCTTCAGTGTTCAAAAGCAAGATCAATGTGAACAAGATCTATCTTGATCATGCACTGATCAACATACAGGTGGATAGCGCGGGCAAAGCCAACTATAACGTTTATAAGTCATCACCTCCAAAACAAGATAATAAAGCGGATACCGCCAGCGCTTCGTTAGGAATTGAGCAGATTCTGATAGATAAAAGTCACCTGGTTTATGACGACCGCTCGCTGCCCATGCAGATCAACGCGCGGGAGCTCAACTACAAGGGCAGCGGTGACTTAAGCAAAGATATCTTTGACCTTTATAGCCACGTGGATGCCGCTTCGGTTGATTTTTATTACGGCAACAAAGCTTACGTACTTAAGAAAAAAGTAAATGCCGATCTGGTAACCAGTATTAATACCAAATCATTGGCTTTCGCATTTCAAAAAAACGACCTGCTTATTAATAAGCTCCCGGTTAAGTTTAAAGGCCGGTTTGAGTTCCTGAAAGATGGGTATGATATGGATTTCAAGATCAGGAGCGATCAGAATGATTTGGGCGATGTTTTTACCGCCATCCCTGATGAATACGCCAAATATGTTGATAACATGGATATCAGTGGTAACGGCATCATCCAGCTTGATCTTAGCGGAAAGTACATCGCCTCAAAAAATATTATGCCTAACCTGAGCATCAGTATGAAAGTGCGCGATGGTGCTATCGTTAACAAAAGTACCCCCGCACCGGTTAAAAACCTGTACTTGAACATGGACGCCAGTTTGCCAGGGCTTAATCCTGACAGCTTAAACGTTAATATTGATTCGGTTTACTTCAATATTGGCAAGGACTACTTTGGTTCGGTATTGAAACTAAAGGGGATTAAATCGCCATACATTTATGCTAAAGTGAATACCGAAATTGATCTGGAGCAATGGTACAAGGTTTTTGGTATTAAGCCATTCCAGGTAAAAGGAAGATATGGCTTGCATTTACTGGCCGAAGGTAAATACACTACCGGTATCAGGAAAACGGGGCTAAGGCAAAAGGTTGATACCGTGATAACCAGTATTCCTCAATTTAAACTTAAATCAACCTTCAGAAACGGGTATTTCAAATACAGCAAGCTGCCGCAATCCATCAATAATATCAGTTTTGACCTAGATGCCGCTTGTCCGGATCATAACATTGCCAACGCCACTATGGATGTGCGTAACCTGAACATTAACGCGCTTAATAATTACATAAAAGGCTATCTGAAACTAAGCAATAAGGCCGGAGCTTTAATTGATGCCGGTTTGAATGCTAAATTTCATTTAGATGATATCAAGCAGTTTTACCCGATTGACAGCATTGATTTCCGTGGTGATTTTGATGCTAACCTGCAAAGCAAGGGCAGGTATATTCCTGCCCGCCGGATCTTCCCGGTTACAAACGCCGAGATCAACCTGAAAAACGGATATATCCAAACCAAATACTACCCGCACCCAATGCAAAATGTACAGGTGAGTGTAAATATTTTTAATAATACCGGCTCGTTGAAAGGACTTAAAGTGAATATTAAACCGGTATCGTTCAATTTTGAAGGACAGCCATTTTTGCTGAGGGCCAACCTCCGCAATTTTGACGACCTTGATTATAACGTAGCTTCACGCGGTAGCCTTGACCTGGGTAAAATTTATAAAGTATTTGCCGTTAAAGGATATGATGTAAATGGCTTTGTAAGCACCAATTTTAAACTCAAAGGCAAGCAAAGCGATGCCACCACAGGACATTATGACAAGCTGGATAACTCGGGCAGCATGAAGGTGAAAAACATCAAGCTTACAACCGAGCTTTTCCCAAAACCGTTTTTTATCACCAATGGCGTATTCAGCTTTAACCAGGATAAAATGAAGTTCGACCAGTTTAAGGCCAACTATGGTAAATCGATAGTGGTGCTTGACGGTGCTTTATCCAACGTGATAGGTTATGCCATGCAACCAAATTCGCCCTTAAAAGGGGAGTTTAACCTGAAGAGCGACCTGATCATTGCTGATGATTTTATGGCCTTTGCCGGAGTGCCAGCGTCTGCCAAGCCAACCAAATCGTCAGGTGTAATATTGGTGCCATCTAACCTCGATCTTAATTTTGCTGCTGATGTTAAAAAAGTAAAATATAACGGTTTGGATATCAGCGATGTCAAAGGCGCGATGAACATTGCCAACGGGCAGATAGTACTTAAGCAAACAGGTTTCAGCCTGATTGGTGCGCCTGTGGTAATGGATGCCACTTATGGCAGTATTAATCCGCAAAAAGCATTTTTTGATTATCACATCAACGCCAAGGAGTTTGACATTCAGCGTGCTTACCGCGAGATTAAATTATTCCATGATATGGCTACTTCGGCAGAGCATGTGCAGGGTGTTGTGTCGTTAGATTATAAACTGACCGGCAAGCTCAACAGCGATATGAAACCTGTTTACCCGTCATTGAAAGGCGGCGGTGTACTTTCTGTAAAACAGGTGAAGGTATACGGATTGAAATTGCTGAGCGCGGTAGGTAAAGAAACCGGGCACGACAGCGTTGGCCATGGCGATGTAAAAAAGGTTGATATCAAATCTACTATATCAAACAATATCATGACCATTGAGCGTACCAAAATGCGTATTGCAGGTTTCAGGCCAAGGTTTGAAGGCCAAGTAGGTTTGGATGGCAAGCTGAACCTGAAATTCAGGCTGGGACTGCCGCCTTTCGGTATTTTCGGAATCCCGATGACCATAACCGGCACCCAGGACAAACCTATTATCCATTTGGGCAAAGGCAAAAAAGAAGACGAGCTTAAAGAAACACAGGACGAAGAGTAA
- a CDS encoding glutaminase family protein, which translates to MNRIFKKTYLLVSGLAASFVAQTALAQDKMPSYPLITHNTYFSIWSNTDKLNESTTKHWTGKDQSLLGLIKVDGNYYRFLGASAVNYKTILAATDEKSYTSQYQAETTPAEGWEKPGFNDQAWKSGAAPFGDERASKGTDWRGKDIWVRRKFNVAELPKGRLMLKIYHDDEAEVYLNGQQIATEGGANGDFETVALSASAKSNLKVGENVLAIHCKNTGGGSFVDAGLAEEVLSKDDEAVKLADQTSVKVTATQTVYNFKAGEVNLKLTFTSPLVMSDLKLLTTPVSYITYQLKSIDGKAHDVQIYQGISTNLAVNTPSQEVTASKYSQNGLKLLKAGTVEQPVLQKKGDNVRIDWGYVYVASSTAGAKQYITPEGDAVSSFLGAQTGEATATGKQFMLSTVLPFGKVTAAPVSKFISVGYDDIYAIQYFKNNLKPWWRNTPGATIEGVLSDATKTYAKVMGTCAKTDAQIWGDAVKAGGEKYAKLCVMAYRQSIAAHHVVKSPEGELLFLSKENFSNGSINTVDITYPSAPMYLIYNPDLLKGMMNGIFYFSESGKWNKPYSSHDLGTYPLANGQTYGEDMPVEESGNMIILNAALAKVEGNANYAKKHWKTLTIWTEYLAKSGFDPGSQLCTDDFAGHLAHNANLSVKAIVAIDAYGELAGMMGDAATAKKYKAMAKDMAKKWQEKADAGDHYGLVFDSKDTWSQKYNMVWDKVLGLKLFPQKVYDKELKFYLAHENEFGLPLDSRKTYTKSDWILWTAAMADNKADFSALVAPVYKFATETSSRVPLSDWHETTNGKMVGFQARSVIGGYYMKTLRDKLAAK; encoded by the coding sequence TCCTTGTTTCCGGACTGGCGGCATCGTTTGTTGCACAAACAGCGTTGGCTCAGGACAAGATGCCATCTTATCCGCTGATCACGCACAACACTTATTTCAGTATTTGGTCAAACACCGATAAACTGAACGAATCAACCACCAAACACTGGACAGGAAAAGACCAGTCATTATTGGGCCTTATTAAGGTTGATGGTAATTACTACCGTTTTTTGGGTGCATCGGCCGTTAATTATAAAACCATTTTGGCTGCTACCGACGAAAAATCATACACCAGCCAGTACCAGGCCGAAACTACTCCGGCAGAAGGCTGGGAAAAACCGGGCTTCAATGACCAGGCCTGGAAAAGCGGTGCTGCACCATTTGGCGACGAGCGCGCAAGCAAAGGCACCGACTGGAGAGGCAAAGACATTTGGGTTCGTCGTAAATTTAATGTTGCTGAATTACCAAAAGGCCGTTTGATGCTGAAAATCTATCATGATGATGAAGCCGAAGTATACCTGAATGGTCAGCAGATTGCTACCGAAGGTGGTGCTAATGGCGATTTTGAAACTGTTGCATTATCTGCCAGTGCAAAATCAAATTTAAAAGTAGGCGAGAATGTTTTGGCTATCCATTGTAAAAACACAGGTGGTGGCTCATTTGTTGATGCCGGTTTGGCCGAGGAAGTATTGAGTAAGGATGATGAAGCCGTTAAACTGGCAGATCAAACCAGCGTTAAAGTTACCGCTACCCAAACAGTGTATAACTTTAAAGCAGGTGAGGTTAACCTGAAACTTACTTTCACTTCGCCGCTGGTTATGAGCGATCTGAAATTGCTTACCACCCCGGTATCATACATTACTTACCAACTAAAATCGATTGATGGTAAAGCACATGATGTTCAGATTTACCAGGGGATCTCAACTAACCTTGCTGTAAACACGCCATCACAAGAAGTTACTGCATCAAAATACAGCCAGAACGGGCTTAAGTTGTTAAAAGCAGGTACTGTTGAACAACCTGTATTGCAGAAAAAAGGTGATAACGTACGTATTGACTGGGGCTATGTTTATGTAGCTTCGTCAACAGCGGGTGCTAAACAATACATCACTCCTGAAGGCGATGCGGTATCATCATTCCTGGGAGCACAAACAGGTGAAGCTACGGCAACAGGTAAACAATTCATGTTAAGCACGGTGTTGCCATTTGGTAAAGTTACTGCTGCCCCGGTTTCTAAATTTATTTCGGTTGGGTATGACGATATCTATGCTATCCAATACTTTAAAAACAATTTAAAGCCATGGTGGAGAAACACCCCGGGCGCTACTATTGAAGGTGTATTAAGCGATGCTACCAAAACTTATGCTAAAGTAATGGGCACCTGCGCAAAAACTGATGCTCAGATCTGGGGCGATGCGGTTAAAGCCGGAGGCGAAAAATATGCTAAACTATGCGTAATGGCGTATCGTCAAAGCATTGCCGCGCACCACGTGGTTAAAAGCCCTGAAGGCGAACTGCTATTCTTATCTAAGGAAAACTTCAGCAATGGCTCAATCAATACGGTTGACATTACGTACCCATCCGCTCCAATGTACCTGATCTACAACCCTGATTTGTTGAAGGGCATGATGAACGGTATTTTCTACTTCAGCGAAAGCGGCAAATGGAACAAACCTTACTCATCTCATGATTTGGGTACTTACCCATTGGCTAATGGCCAAACTTACGGTGAGGATATGCCGGTAGAAGAAAGCGGTAACATGATCATTCTTAACGCCGCTTTGGCAAAGGTTGAAGGCAATGCCAACTACGCAAAAAAACACTGGAAAACATTAACCATCTGGACGGAATACCTTGCCAAATCAGGTTTTGATCCGGGCAGTCAATTGTGTACCGATGACTTTGCCGGTCACCTGGCTCATAATGCCAACTTGTCGGTAAAAGCTATTGTAGCTATTGATGCTTACGGCGAACTGGCCGGTATGATGGGCGACGCAGCTACTGCTAAAAAATACAAGGCGATGGCTAAAGACATGGCTAAAAAATGGCAGGAAAAAGCCGACGCCGGCGACCACTACGGTTTGGTGTTTGACAGCAAAGATACCTGGAGCCAGAAATATAATATGGTTTGGGATAAGGTATTGGGCTTAAAATTGTTCCCTCAAAAAGTATATGATAAGGAGCTTAAATTTTATTTGGCACACGAAAATGAGTTTGGTTTACCATTGGATAGCCGTAAAACCTATACCAAAAGCGACTGGATCCTTTGGACAGCAGCTATGGCGGATAACAAAGCAGATTTTAGCGCTTTAGTTGCGCCGGTTTATAAATTCGCTACCGAAACATCATCACGCGTACCACTAAGCGACTGGCATGAAACTACCAACGGTAAAATGGTAGGCTTCCAGGCGCGCAGCGTAATTGGTGGGTATTATATGAAGACTTTAAGAGATAAATTGGCAGCTAAATAA